From a single Calothrix sp. NIES-2098 genomic region:
- a CDS encoding glutathione S-transferase domain protein, giving the protein MSSTSLVLYVDSQYASPYALSAFVSLHEKALAFDIQTLDLAANVQNEPDFAAKSLTRRVPTLIHDGFALSESSAIAEYIDEVFPGTPLYPKEPQSRARARQVQAWLRSDLAPIKQERSTEVIFYGVKKPPLSPEAKKAAEKLFSAAELLLASNTENLFGQWSIADVDLALILHRLILNGDPVPDKLVAYAKHQWERPSVQLWVNQQRPAL; this is encoded by the coding sequence TTGTCATCTACATCGCTTGTTCTCTATGTCGATTCCCAGTACGCTAGCCCCTATGCGCTCTCGGCTTTTGTATCTCTGCATGAAAAAGCATTAGCATTCGATATCCAAACTCTTGATTTAGCTGCTAATGTCCAAAATGAGCCAGATTTTGCAGCTAAGTCATTAACGCGGCGCGTACCAACTTTGATTCATGACGGATTCGCCTTGTCTGAATCCTCTGCGATCGCAGAATACATCGATGAGGTGTTTCCCGGTACTCCGTTATACCCAAAAGAACCACAGAGCCGAGCTAGAGCGCGTCAGGTACAAGCCTGGCTCCGTAGCGACCTCGCGCCCATCAAACAAGAACGCTCGACTGAGGTTATTTTCTACGGAGTCAAAAAGCCACCACTTTCTCCGGAAGCAAAAAAAGCTGCTGAGAAATTATTCTCTGCTGCTGAGTTACTGCTTGCTAGCAACACTGAAAACCTATTCGGTCAATGGTCTATTGCTGATGTGGATTTGGCCTTAATACTCCATCGCCTAATTCTCAACGGCGATCCAGTACCCGATAAATTGGTAGCTTACGCCAAGCATCAATGGGAAAGGCCATCTGTTCAGCTATGGGTAAATCAACAACGCCCAGCACTGTAA
- a CDS encoding putative acyl-CoA dehydrogenase, translated as MIKSPEKLADKTFEFTTPVKANSPELQQLFDFIALGASERDRDRILPFDIIELLKRSRLGALRVPVAEGGGGSSLRELFEVIIRLGDADPNVAHIIRNHFVVIERILRSERSERNRRWLKAVVDGAFFGFAGSELEVKRAGSGTVLNTKLTPEAGGYRLNGSKYYSTGSLYADFVAVRLLAPDGTPATAIVPTKREGVELVDDWDGFGQRLTGTGTTTFTNVRIEADEVVFDTDADNSLLTYNATIPQLFLTAVNTGIIRNVLRDATNLVHKRPRTFYHAVAEQAADDPLIQQTVGQISANAFAAEAIVLAAADGLDQIITARAKGEDESAASLAASLRTTKAKLVVDELTLRSTTLLFEVGGASTTKKSSNLDRHWRNARTLSSHNPAAFKARAIGNYEINGTPLPTGAFF; from the coding sequence ATGATTAAGAGTCCAGAGAAACTTGCAGATAAAACCTTCGAGTTTACAACCCCTGTAAAAGCCAACTCGCCGGAACTCCAGCAGCTTTTTGATTTTATTGCTTTAGGTGCTTCGGAACGCGATCGCGATCGCATTCTGCCTTTTGATATTATCGAACTACTCAAGCGATCGCGCTTGGGTGCATTGCGAGTTCCTGTGGCTGAAGGTGGCGGTGGTAGCAGTTTACGCGAACTGTTTGAAGTCATAATTCGCCTGGGAGATGCTGACCCCAACGTCGCCCATATTATCCGCAATCATTTCGTTGTGATTGAGCGAATTTTGCGATCTGAACGCAGCGAAAGAAATCGTCGCTGGCTAAAGGCGGTTGTTGATGGTGCATTCTTCGGATTCGCTGGTAGCGAACTAGAAGTTAAACGAGCTGGTAGCGGCACAGTATTGAATACGAAACTCACACCAGAAGCAGGTGGATATCGGCTCAATGGCTCAAAATATTACAGTACTGGCAGTTTGTATGCAGATTTCGTTGCTGTGCGCCTATTAGCACCCGATGGCACTCCAGCAACAGCGATTGTACCCACTAAACGCGAAGGGGTTGAGCTTGTAGACGATTGGGATGGTTTCGGACAACGGTTAACAGGTACAGGAACTACAACATTCACAAATGTTCGCATAGAGGCAGATGAAGTAGTTTTTGATACGGATGCAGATAACAGTCTCCTCACCTACAACGCTACAATTCCGCAATTGTTCTTAACTGCTGTTAACACAGGTATTATTCGTAACGTGCTGCGCGATGCGACAAACCTTGTCCACAAACGACCCCGAACTTTCTACCATGCTGTAGCCGAGCAAGCAGCAGACGATCCACTCATCCAGCAAACAGTAGGGCAAATCTCCGCTAACGCTTTTGCTGCGGAAGCGATCGTGTTAGCAGCCGCCGATGGACTCGATCAAATTATTACCGCCCGCGCTAAAGGCGAAGATGAATCAGCTGCTTCCCTTGCAGCTTCTTTGCGAACAACCAAAGCTAAATTAGTTGTCGATGAATTGACATTGCGCTCAACTACCTTGTTATTCGAGGTTGGTGGCGCTTCCACAACCAAAAAAAGCTCGAATTTAGATCGTCATTGGCGCAACGCCCGTACCCTGTCCTCACACAATCCAGCTGCTTTCAAAGCGCGTGCGATCGGCAACTACGAAATCAACGGTACACCTTTACCGACAGGAGCCTTTTTCTAG
- a CDS encoding aliphatic sulfonates ABC transporter substrate-binding protein produces MKFSRRDVLVSLGVLTAGAIVSCRDLKKSENGKTSVTAAPVSASNGRVKLIVGQQDNALQETVAASGVLEGLPYDLQWAVIPGPAAQLAALYSKAIDVGLVGDTSLIVEQGRAKTDWTEATAPLQNVAYRKNPNPAYRATITAVRNSANIKTLADLRGKKWASNFGGINYFMYVLSRIEAGLKPKDVNYVELVDGAAAGAAFKAGRADVFSGSVGTIKEALDSGDARILLYAEDLGMLAAGAFTARTDVIRDPDKSKALADFFERVRKHYDWYAKNLDVVEKIYVEKRKQKPKLAKYFAAQSFGAFVPIDDDVVKRQQRLADRLFDAGEIPKKIDVNAHNNRQFNSATIASSSK; encoded by the coding sequence ATGAAATTTAGCCGGCGGGATGTTCTCGTATCCCTGGGCGTATTAACTGCGGGAGCGATCGTTAGCTGCCGTGACCTGAAAAAAAGCGAAAATGGTAAAACTTCAGTCACAGCTGCACCTGTGAGTGCTAGTAATGGGCGAGTCAAGCTCATCGTTGGACAACAGGATAACGCTTTACAAGAAACTGTTGCCGCCTCTGGGGTGCTGGAGGGATTACCCTACGATTTACAATGGGCGGTGATTCCCGGCCCTGCTGCCCAGTTAGCTGCACTTTATTCCAAAGCGATTGATGTTGGTTTAGTGGGTGATACTTCGTTGATTGTCGAACAAGGGCGTGCCAAAACCGATTGGACAGAAGCAACCGCCCCACTGCAAAACGTCGCCTATCGCAAGAACCCCAATCCAGCATATCGAGCAACCATCACCGCAGTCCGCAACAGTGCCAATATCAAAACACTAGCGGATCTCCGAGGTAAGAAATGGGCTTCTAATTTTGGTGGTATCAATTATTTCATGTACGTATTATCGCGAATTGAAGCGGGATTGAAGCCCAAAGATGTGAATTATGTAGAACTCGTTGATGGCGCTGCGGCAGGTGCTGCATTCAAAGCCGGTCGTGCTGATGTTTTTTCGGGAAGCGTCGGCACGATTAAGGAAGCTCTAGATAGTGGTGATGCGCGGATTTTGCTTTATGCAGAAGATTTGGGAATGCTGGCGGCTGGTGCTTTTACAGCCCGTACCGATGTCATTCGTGATCCAGATAAGAGCAAAGCACTGGCTGATTTCTTTGAGCGAGTCCGCAAACACTACGATTGGTACGCTAAAAATCTTGATGTCGTAGAAAAGATTTACGTTGAGAAACGCAAGCAGAAGCCCAAGTTAGCAAAATATTTCGCAGCGCAAAGCTTTGGTGCATTTGTTCCCATTGATGACGATGTTGTGAAGCGTCAGCAGCGTCTTGCCGATAGATTATTTGACGCGGGAGAGATTCCGAAAAAAATCGATGTCAATGCTCATAACAACCGACAGTTTAATTCGGCAACGATCGCATCTAGCAGCAAGTAA
- a CDS encoding ABC transporter-related protein, with the protein MSLVNHTPSQTTTLHAVELTQVRRIFGKRAVLDGIDLKIRQAEFVAVLGPSGTGKTTLLRLLSGLDRTDSGSVRVAANRSVVFQEPRLVFAKRVWENVVLGRKGIGARREALIALEEVGLATHVDVWPKTLSGGEAQRVALARALVKQPNLLLLDEPFASLDALTRIKMYELVGQLWERHHPAVVLVTHDVDEAILLADRILVLAHGSIGLDLTVNVDKPRDRADPAFVSLRLRLLAELGVVPNQTQQPTELIQNAVLSHGRTHHEI; encoded by the coding sequence TTGTCCTTAGTTAATCACACACCATCCCAAACTACTACCTTGCACGCGGTGGAACTTACCCAAGTCCGCCGGATCTTTGGTAAACGGGCTGTTCTTGACGGTATCGATTTGAAAATCCGCCAAGCCGAATTTGTCGCGGTGCTTGGCCCTTCTGGTACTGGTAAAACTACACTCCTACGTCTATTATCTGGTCTCGATCGCACTGATAGCGGCTCAGTACGAGTAGCAGCTAACCGTTCAGTTGTGTTTCAAGAACCCCGGCTAGTTTTCGCCAAGCGAGTCTGGGAAAATGTCGTATTGGGACGCAAAGGAATTGGTGCCAGACGAGAGGCATTGATAGCTTTAGAAGAAGTTGGACTCGCTACTCATGTTGATGTTTGGCCGAAGACTCTTTCCGGAGGAGAAGCGCAACGTGTAGCCCTTGCTAGAGCCTTAGTTAAGCAGCCAAATCTACTACTACTAGATGAGCCATTCGCCAGCCTTGATGCTCTCACCCGCATCAAAATGTATGAATTGGTGGGTCAACTTTGGGAACGCCATCATCCGGCTGTTGTTCTCGTTACCCATGATGTTGATGAAGCTATCTTATTGGCGGATCGGATTTTGGTATTAGCACATGGCTCTATCGGTCTAGATTTAACAGTGAATGTAGATAAACCACGCGATCGCGCCGATCCTGCTTTTGTCTCACTTCGCCTGCGTCTATTGGCAGAACTCGGCGTTGTCCCAAACCAGACACAACAACCAACTGAACTAATTCAAAACGCCGTCTTATCGCACGGGAGAACTCATCATGAAATTTAG
- a CDS encoding nitrilotriacetate monooxygenase component A codes for MSKAKQLKLGAFMRPVSIHTGAWRYPGALPDANFNFPALKKFIQKLEQGKFDAFFMADHLALLNMPINALKRSHTVTSFEPFTLLSALASVTEHIGLVATASTTYDAPFHIARRFASLDHISGGRAGWNIVTTSNPDAALNFGLTEDIEHDERYKRAREFYDVVTGLWDSFADDAFVRDVESGIYFDPEKVHVLAHQGKYLSVRGPLNIARPVQGWPVIVQAGASDAGRQLAAETAEAVFAPAGNLEAGKALFADIKGRAQLIGRDPDSIKILPGALVIVGETVEEAIAKRAHLDSLVHYDSGIASLNSALGYDVSGYDPDGPLPEIPETNAGRSSRERVIALAEREKLTIRQLAQRIGSYGGLAFVGTPQSIADEMEQWLNEEGSDGFNIMFPFLPEGLNDFIDKVVPELQRRGIFRKEYEGKTLRENLGLVRPANRFFESK; via the coding sequence ATGAGCAAAGCAAAGCAATTGAAACTGGGTGCGTTTATGCGCCCTGTAAGTATACATACTGGCGCTTGGCGTTATCCTGGGGCTTTGCCTGATGCGAATTTCAACTTCCCAGCACTGAAAAAATTTATCCAGAAACTAGAACAGGGCAAGTTTGACGCATTTTTTATGGCCGATCACTTGGCGCTGCTGAATATGCCGATTAACGCCCTCAAGCGCAGTCACACAGTTACTTCCTTTGAGCCTTTCACTCTGCTTTCTGCCCTCGCCAGTGTTACCGAACACATCGGTCTGGTAGCCACAGCTTCCACGACCTATGACGCGCCTTTCCATATTGCTCGTCGCTTTGCGTCTCTCGACCATATTAGTGGTGGTCGTGCCGGCTGGAATATTGTTACCACATCCAATCCAGATGCAGCGCTCAACTTCGGCTTAACAGAAGATATAGAACATGACGAACGCTACAAGCGAGCTAGGGAATTCTACGATGTCGTCACTGGTCTTTGGGATTCCTTCGCTGATGATGCGTTTGTTCGGGATGTAGAATCAGGGATTTATTTCGATCCCGAAAAAGTTCATGTTTTGGCGCATCAAGGAAAGTATCTTTCGGTACGGGGGCCATTGAACATCGCTAGGCCTGTCCAAGGTTGGCCTGTGATTGTTCAGGCGGGTGCTTCCGATGCTGGGCGACAATTAGCTGCTGAAACTGCTGAGGCCGTATTTGCGCCGGCTGGTAATTTGGAAGCAGGTAAGGCTTTATTTGCTGATATTAAGGGACGGGCGCAGTTGATTGGCCGTGACCCGGACAGCATCAAAATTCTTCCTGGTGCTTTGGTAATTGTGGGCGAAACTGTGGAAGAGGCGATCGCTAAACGTGCCCATTTGGATAGTCTAGTACACTATGACAGTGGAATTGCTAGCTTGAATAGTGCCCTTGGCTACGATGTTTCTGGTTACGATCCAGATGGCCCCTTGCCAGAAATCCCTGAGACTAACGCTGGTAGAAGCTCACGCGAACGAGTCATAGCCCTGGCTGAACGTGAGAAGCTAACTATTAGGCAGTTGGCGCAACGTATCGGTAGTTATGGCGGATTAGCCTTCGTTGGTACCCCCCAAAGCATCGCCGATGAGATGGAGCAATGGTTGAATGAAGAAGGGTCTGACGGCTTCAACATCATGTTTCCTTTTTTACCTGAAGGGTTGAATGATTTCATAGACAAGGTTGTGCCAGAACTCCAACGGCGGGGAATCTTCCGCAAAGAATATGAAGGGAAAACTCTACGGGAAAATCTGGGACTTGTCCGCCCTGCTAACCGCTTTTTCGAGTCTAAGTAA
- a CDS encoding monooxygenase-like protein gives MTNRRQLHLNLLFNNAGNYSSAWRWPDSDPGAFIDVQYYVRTAKLCERGTFDAVFLADHPALSDYPEYRPFQSLEPTIALATVAAATERIGLIATASTTYNEPFNIARRYATLDRVSGGRVGWNVVTTANPEAAYNFSQTEVVSHSDRYERAAEFTEIVQALWDSWEDDAFIGDKESARFIDTSRVHSINHKGKYFSVQGPLNVPRSPQGRPVLVQAGGSDDGRDLAAKYAEVIFTAAQSLPQAIDYANDLRNRARKFGRSPDSIVILPGLVTVIASTEAEAKRREQELWELVPIEYGLGRLANILQVDPDVLKLDERLPENLPLPVNSNQTMFNVAVNVARKGNLTVRELIKALGGGGTMHRIIVGTPEQVADSIEEWFLSGAVGGFNVVPDVIASGLETFVDFVVPELRRRGIFRTEYTGRTLREHYGLERPESRYAREKRQAIPA, from the coding sequence ATGACTAATCGTCGCCAACTACACCTTAATCTGCTATTCAATAACGCTGGTAACTATAGCTCGGCTTGGCGCTGGCCTGATAGCGATCCGGGTGCTTTTATAGATGTACAATATTACGTCCGCACAGCCAAGCTTTGCGAGCGGGGAACTTTTGATGCGGTTTTTTTAGCGGATCATCCGGCTTTGAGTGATTATCCTGAATATCGCCCATTTCAATCATTGGAGCCGACGATCGCATTGGCGACGGTGGCGGCTGCTACTGAGCGCATTGGACTAATTGCTACAGCCTCGACTACATATAATGAACCTTTTAATATTGCCCGTCGCTACGCCACCCTAGATCGTGTTAGTGGTGGTCGTGTTGGTTGGAATGTTGTAACTACAGCCAATCCAGAAGCTGCATATAACTTTAGTCAAACCGAAGTAGTTTCCCATAGCGACCGCTACGAAAGAGCGGCGGAATTTACGGAGATTGTCCAAGCTCTTTGGGATAGTTGGGAAGATGATGCATTCATTGGTGATAAAGAATCTGCCCGGTTTATCGATACTTCCCGCGTGCATTCAATCAACCACAAAGGCAAGTATTTTTCTGTACAAGGGCCGTTGAACGTGCCGCGATCGCCTCAAGGTCGCCCCGTTTTAGTGCAAGCTGGTGGTTCCGATGATGGGCGAGATTTGGCGGCGAAATATGCTGAAGTTATCTTTACGGCGGCTCAATCCCTACCACAGGCAATTGACTACGCTAATGATTTACGTAACCGCGCTCGTAAATTTGGGCGATCGCCAGATTCCATTGTCATCCTACCCGGTCTTGTGACTGTCATCGCCAGCACCGAAGCCGAAGCTAAACGCCGCGAACAAGAACTCTGGGAACTAGTTCCGATAGAATACGGACTCGGTAGGTTAGCCAATATACTGCAAGTTGACCCAGATGTTTTAAAGTTGGACGAGCGTTTACCAGAGAATTTGCCACTACCAGTAAATAGCAATCAAACTATGTTTAATGTTGCAGTTAATGTAGCTAGAAAGGGCAATTTGACTGTGCGGGAGTTAATCAAAGCTTTAGGTGGTGGTGGGACGATGCATCGCATTATTGTCGGTACACCAGAACAAGTGGCAGATTCCATTGAAGAATGGTTTCTATCGGGTGCAGTTGGTGGTTTTAATGTAGTACCAGACGTAATTGCTTCAGGTTTGGAAACATTCGTTGATTTTGTTGTCCCAGAACTGCGCCGCCGAGGAATTTTTCGCACTGAATATACTGGCCGCACTCTACGAGAGCATTATGGACTGGAAAGGCCAGAAAGTCGATATGCGCGCGAAAAACGTCAAGCGATTCCCGCCTAA
- a CDS encoding xenobiotic compound monooxygenase A subunit, with protein sequence MRQMHLAGFMIASQVVHSHALWRHPRTDSGFLEAEYYQNIARVLERGKFDLLFFADVLSMPDRYGGHFEPSLKYGAQGAVILDPLLVATAMAVVTKHIGIGITRSTTYYQPYDLARAFATLDHISKGRVAWNVVTSGKDSEAQNFGIDKHLEHDTRYDRADEFIEVAFKLWDSWEEGALVLDRENGIFADPEKVNYVQHVGNWFKVRGPLTVPRSPQRRPVIIQAGSSDKGREFAAKWAEVIFEISPNPTIMKSYYQDVKSRLAKYGRNRDACKILPAIMPFVGETETIAREKQAFHNNLVHPLAGLLMFANSSGIDLSEHPLDEPLQKLEVSGSRGQFQMIQKLSEKEGLTLKDVGQAYGRSVLVPQLVGTPTQIADELEVLFREEAGDGFIISPAYLPGAFDEFVDLVVPELQKRGLFRKEYTGSTLKDSLGVSKH encoded by the coding sequence ATGAGACAAATGCATCTCGCTGGTTTCATGATTGCTTCCCAAGTGGTTCACTCTCATGCTCTGTGGCGACATCCCCGGACTGATTCGGGTTTTCTGGAAGCTGAATATTATCAAAACATTGCCCGTGTTTTAGAGCGAGGCAAGTTTGATTTACTGTTTTTTGCTGATGTATTATCCATGCCCGATCGCTATGGTGGTCATTTTGAACCCAGTCTCAAGTATGGCGCACAAGGGGCTGTGATTCTCGATCCTTTATTGGTAGCCACGGCAATGGCTGTAGTTACTAAACATATAGGTATTGGTATCACCCGTTCTACAACCTACTACCAACCATACGATTTAGCACGAGCCTTTGCGACTCTCGACCACATCAGCAAGGGAAGGGTGGCGTGGAATGTAGTAACATCCGGCAAAGACAGTGAAGCGCAAAATTTTGGCATAGACAAACATCTAGAACACGATACCCGTTACGATCGCGCTGATGAATTTATTGAAGTCGCCTTTAAACTCTGGGATAGTTGGGAAGAAGGGGCATTAGTTTTAGATAGAGAAAACGGGATATTTGCTGACCCTGAAAAGGTGAATTATGTGCAACACGTTGGCAATTGGTTTAAGGTGCGTGGCCCTTTAACTGTTCCCCGTTCTCCTCAAAGACGGCCTGTAATTATTCAAGCTGGTTCTTCTGATAAAGGTAGGGAGTTTGCAGCTAAATGGGCAGAGGTAATTTTTGAAATTAGTCCTAATCCCACAATTATGAAGTCCTATTACCAGGATGTGAAGTCTCGGCTGGCGAAATATGGACGGAATCGAGATGCTTGCAAGATTTTACCAGCTATCATGCCCTTTGTGGGAGAAACAGAGACAATTGCCCGAGAAAAGCAAGCTTTCCACAACAATTTGGTGCATCCATTAGCTGGTTTATTAATGTTTGCCAACAGTTCTGGAATTGACTTATCAGAACATCCTTTAGATGAACCTTTACAAAAACTTGAGGTTTCAGGTTCACGAGGACAGTTTCAAATGATTCAAAAATTGAGCGAAAAAGAAGGTTTAACGCTCAAAGATGTGGGACAAGCTTATGGCAGAAGTGTGTTAGTGCCGCAATTAGTTGGTACTCCTACTCAAATTGCTGATGAATTGGAAGTTTTATTCCGTGAAGAGGCAGGTGATGGCTTTATCATTTCTCCTGCTTATCTACCTGGAGCTTTTGATGAATTTGTCGATTTAGTTGTACCAGAACTCCAAAAACGTGGGTTATTCCGCAAAGAATATACAGGCAGTACCTTAAAGGATTCTTTGGGAGTAAGTAAACACTAA
- a CDS encoding rhodanese family protein yields the protein MTSTTQLDTVLDKGDTPFRRVTPLELRGLLVDGEELAVFDVRETGVHSRDGHILLSVSLPLSHLELSIASLVSRRNTRIVLYDGGDNVLAERAAKKLAELGYSNISILSGGTAAWREAGYELFTGVNVIGKAFGEFVEHFYSTPHLSVSEVKSRIDAGDNIVVLDSRTLPEFQNFSIPGAIALLGAELVYRFHEAVKDPNSLVVVNCAGRTRSIIGAQALIDAGVPNKVASLENGTMAWLIEGLELDSGKSNFAPLPSGSALQEAIAAANRLKARFGLQTIDKQTLNHFQNEQDSGLRSLYLLDVRGQEEFAAGHLPGSRLAPGGQLVQQTGQWVGTRNSRIVLVDNADGVRAAITAAWLVRINWAEVYILEEALTGELVTGAETVDVTLPNVETIDPATLHQEIENGSVIVIDLDTSLNYERGHIPKAYFAIRSRLADDAARLPGEGSIILTSSDGKLAAFAAVELAAVTQRSVRVLAGGNAAWKSAGLPLEKDTIALLHPFEDIWRTPYQYKEESQRFAAFREYLDWEIDLVNQLNRDGTANFRTFAEDKQS from the coding sequence GTGACTTCCACAACTCAACTTGACACCGTTCTAGACAAGGGTGATACGCCTTTTAGGCGCGTCACACCTTTGGAACTGCGGGGACTACTCGTAGATGGCGAAGAACTTGCAGTATTCGATGTTCGCGAGACTGGTGTACATTCCCGTGATGGACATATCCTTCTGAGTGTATCGCTACCACTCAGCCATCTGGAATTGTCGATCGCGTCCTTAGTATCGCGCCGTAATACTCGGATTGTCCTCTACGATGGAGGGGATAATGTACTTGCAGAACGTGCAGCCAAAAAGCTTGCAGAACTGGGCTATAGCAACATTAGCATTCTCAGTGGTGGAACTGCGGCATGGCGAGAAGCTGGATATGAGCTATTCACAGGGGTAAATGTGATTGGCAAAGCGTTTGGTGAGTTTGTCGAACATTTCTACAGTACGCCTCACCTGTCAGTCAGTGAAGTCAAGTCTCGTATCGATGCTGGCGATAATATTGTAGTTTTAGATAGCCGCACTCTTCCCGAATTTCAAAACTTCAGTATTCCCGGTGCGATCGCATTACTTGGGGCTGAATTAGTTTACCGTTTCCACGAGGCGGTGAAAGATCCCAATTCTCTAGTAGTGGTAAATTGTGCTGGTAGAACCCGCAGCATTATTGGCGCTCAAGCCCTGATTGATGCAGGTGTACCCAACAAAGTTGCATCCCTAGAAAACGGCACAATGGCATGGTTGATTGAAGGACTGGAACTAGATTCTGGGAAGTCAAATTTTGCACCCTTGCCTAGTGGTTCTGCGTTACAGGAAGCAATTGCTGCGGCTAATCGGCTAAAAGCACGTTTCGGTTTACAAACAATAGACAAGCAAACCCTGAACCATTTCCAGAACGAGCAGGATTCTGGATTGCGATCGCTTTATTTACTAGATGTCCGTGGACAAGAAGAATTTGCAGCCGGACATTTACCCGGATCGCGTTTAGCACCCGGCGGACAGCTGGTACAGCAGACAGGACAGTGGGTAGGAACCAGAAATTCTCGTATTGTCTTAGTCGATAATGCAGATGGAGTTCGTGCTGCGATTACAGCTGCTTGGTTGGTGCGGATTAATTGGGCGGAAGTCTATATTCTAGAGGAGGCGCTGACAGGCGAGCTAGTGACTGGGGCGGAAACTGTTGATGTGACATTACCAAATGTCGAAACCATCGATCCAGCGACATTGCATCAAGAGATTGAAAACGGCTCAGTAATTGTCATCGACTTAGATACCAGTCTGAACTATGAACGGGGACATATTCCCAAAGCCTATTTTGCTATCCGCTCTCGACTAGCTGACGATGCTGCGCGTTTACCCGGAGAAGGAAGTATCATTCTGACATCTAGTGATGGTAAGCTAGCGGCGTTTGCGGCTGTTGAACTAGCAGCAGTCACTCAGCGTTCGGTGCGGGTACTTGCTGGTGGGAATGCTGCTTGGAAAAGTGCTGGGTTGCCATTGGAGAAAGATACGATCGCACTTTTGCATCCATTTGAAGATATTTGGCGGACACCGTACCAGTATAAAGAAGAAAGTCAGCGCTTTGCGGCGTTCCGAGAGTATCTTGATTGGGAGATTGATCTGGTGAATCAACTCAATCGCGATGGTACAGCAAATTTCCGCACTTTTGCAGAGGATAAACAATCTTAG
- a CDS encoding binding-protein-dependent transport systems inner membrane component, with amino-acid sequence MSAFDSNGIQLQTELSSQTLELVDLSARTQRSPWHEAWDLWRGRLIRVASPVSIIILWQLVSMFGVIPVEILPSPTDILAAFAELIRLGELQEALPTSLSRSLTGLTIGGSIGLILGLFAGLWRIGEEIFDAPLQMLRTIPFIALVPLFITWFGIDETAKIIVITVATIFPIYLNTYAGVRGVDPKLLEAATVFGLSRQETVRHVIMPMALPSILIGLRFSAGTSLLALVVAEQINARSGIGYILNNANANQRSDIIIAGIIVYAVLGITNDVVMRLIEHLALPWRPNIVLS; translated from the coding sequence GTGAGTGCTTTTGATTCTAACGGGATTCAACTACAGACAGAATTATCTAGCCAAACTCTAGAACTTGTCGATCTCAGTGCCAGAACACAGCGATCGCCTTGGCATGAAGCTTGGGATTTGTGGCGCGGGCGGCTCATTAGAGTAGCTAGTCCAGTATCGATTATCATCCTGTGGCAGTTGGTTTCGATGTTCGGCGTTATCCCAGTAGAGATACTGCCATCTCCGACGGATATTTTAGCGGCATTTGCAGAGTTAATCAGACTCGGTGAACTACAAGAAGCACTGCCAACTTCATTATCGCGATCGCTCACCGGGTTGACTATAGGTGGCAGTATTGGTCTAATTTTAGGTTTATTTGCAGGTTTGTGGCGAATTGGTGAAGAAATTTTCGATGCACCATTGCAAATGCTGCGGACAATTCCATTTATCGCCCTTGTACCACTGTTTATCACTTGGTTTGGCATCGATGAGACAGCCAAAATTATTGTGATTACTGTTGCTACTATATTTCCTATTTATCTGAATACCTATGCAGGGGTTCGCGGTGTCGATCCCAAACTCTTAGAAGCTGCCACTGTTTTTGGACTTTCGCGTCAGGAGACAGTGCGTCACGTTATTATGCCGATGGCGTTACCTTCTATTCTGATTGGTTTGCGCTTCTCTGCGGGTACATCATTACTAGCGTTAGTTGTAGCCGAACAAATCAATGCGCGATCGGGTATTGGCTATATCCTCAACAATGCCAACGCTAACCAACGCTCTGACATCATTATTGCCGGCATCATCGTCTATGCAGTGCTGGGAATTACCAATGATGTGGTGATGCGTCTGATTGAGCATCTAGCTCTACCTTGGAGGCCGAACATTGTCCTTAGTTAA